The stretch of DNA accctaaccctaaccctaaccctaaccctaaccctaaccctaaccctaaccctaaccctaaccctaaccctaaccctaaccctaaccctaaccctaaccctaaccctaaccctaaccctaaccctaaccctaaccctaaccctaaccctaaccctaaccctaaccctaaccctaaccctaaccctaaccctaaccctaaccctaaacCCAAAGGTGCATTCGATGACTCTTGAGAGCAAGGAATGGAGGTTCATCTGAGGAGGGTGTGAAGACCACGATCGGTGGCGTCACCTCTCGCCCGAGCATGTCCGGCCAGGCCAATCGTTCGATTTCTTGATATCTGGCAACAGGATCTTCGACGACTCTTGTATAATGCACTGCGACAGGTATCTGAGAAGGCTCCCAGCCTCTACAAGATCAGTCTTGACGTTACACAGGAGAGCAGACATTGAGAGTCTCACTCCGTGGTACGGCACGGATGCCGGTACCAATTCCCGCGGCTATGGGGTAATTTTACTCGATGGGCGTACCAAGGTGCGTCTGCTGTAGCACTTGGCGGCAAGCGCGGCTGGTGGACCATCTCGAACTATCTTGGCCATCGCCCACCACGTTTTTGATAGGACAAAAAGGATGAGATGAGGACTTAGGAACTGTATAGAGAGCGCCTCCATTGGGTACATGCAGTCGACGAGGTGTCGGATTTGGCATACCGCGTCCAATTCTTGATGTGTCGTAGCACACAAGTCTCGTAGCACTGTCTGTGGCTGTTGCAAGTGTGGAACTGAGCTCGCCCCACCGTCACTTGCGGGATGAGGATCGCCGCGATTCATGAGAACTGCATCGTCCATATAGTGACAGTGAAGAGCAGCAATTGAACTCGCAACATCAGCATTTAACGTCTGTCGATATCTCAATTGACCTTCGAGCATCTTGCAAAGGCCATGGACTCGGGGCGCGAATCCAAGGCGATGAGCAGGAAGAGCGGCCTCAGCTCTTCAACGAAGCTGGTCGGGCTCACCGCCTTTGTTGCGACCTTCATCGACGGCTCTTTGTATGGAGTGGTGAGTGACTGCTGCCACGACAGCCCGTCAGCAACACATGCTGACCGTCGTGCGCTCGCAGCTGGTGCCAATTCTTCCATATTCTCTCGTTGAGAGACTGGATGTCGCACCCGAAGATGGTAGGCAGGATCTTCCGACTTCTCTCACTCCCGAAGAGATCGTGCATGAcgctgacgaagatgagacaGTTCAATTCTGGCTGTCCAGTATGCTGGTCGCCTTCGGGCTTGCCAACGCCATCAGTTCACCATTCATTGGTTGGACATGCGCAAGCATATGCACGATGAGAACCATGTACCTGATAGCTCAGAGCACAGCTCTGCTGGCCACGCTGCTCATGTGCTTTGGCGGCAGCATATGGATCCTCATAGTCGCAAGATGTCTGCAGGGAGTGACAGCTTGTGCGATCTATGTCAGCAGCATAGGCATGATACATGAGATGGTGCCATCTGGCCTTCGAGGAGCCTGGATCGGCTTTGCTCTTAGTGGACTGAGTGCTAGTCTGGTTGGCTCGCCATTTCTTGGCGGTCTCCTCTACGACCATGGAGGATACAATGTCGTCTTCTATGCCATATCAGGTTTGATCGGCGTTGCAATTGGACTACGGCTGAGCATAGCCGATGCTCCGCTGAGGAATACTGCACCGTCCTCAGACATATCCGAGGAGTCGCCGCTTCTGCCGGCTACAACTGTCCAAAGCAGCGGCGCAGGCAGTGGAATAGGGTTGGAGTTGCGCCGGATGCGGCTTGTTCTAGCATCTCGACGCCTCCGGGCTGCGCTTCTTGGCGGG from Cercospora beticola chromosome 1, complete sequence encodes:
- a CDS encoding uncharacterized protein (antiSMASH:Cluster_1~SMCOG1005:Drug resistance transporter, EmrB/QacA) yields the protein MDSGRESKAMSRKSGLSSSTKLVGLTAFVATFIDGSLYGVLVPILPYSLVERLDVAPEDGRQDLPTSLTPEEIVHDADEDETVQFWLSSMLVAFGLANAISSPFIGWTCASICTMRTMYLIAQSTALLATLLMCFGGSIWILIVARCLQGVTACAIYVSSIGMIHEMVPSGLRGAWIGFALSGLSASLVGSPFLGGLLYDHGGYNVVFYAISGLIGVAIGLRLSIADAPLRNTAPSSDISEESPLLPATTVQSSGAGSGIGLELRRMRLVLASRRLRAALLGGFIHTTAITGFDAVLPLMVQRTFSWGSTLAGTAFLVLALPSLLSTFAGLLSSKFGARNTAACGFFLTICGIWPMALIRHNQTVDHILLYILLATTGLGLTLVLAPLATDVSDVADELRGTHPDLFDRGAFARTYSTFNIGISLATALGPALLGSLYHVSTWAVTVTVLTAICAVAGIVVFSFTGGRDQQDEDTE